In a genomic window of Chrysemys picta bellii isolate R12L10 chromosome 1, ASM1138683v2, whole genome shotgun sequence:
- the LOC135983967 gene encoding uncharacterized protein LOC135983967: protein MQSSPAEMAVQSQNRKRAPSWTDREVLDLIAVWGDESVLSELRSKRWNAKIYEKISKAMAERGYSRDATQCRVKIKELRQGYQKTKEANGRSRSHPQTSRFYKALHSILGAAATTTPPLTVDSEDGILSTAGSSDMLADGEDEEGDEEDEAVDSAYNADFPDSQDLFITLTEIPYQPSPAVNPDTESGEGSATTSATVSQPSLASHSQRLAQIRRRKKRTREDMFSELMGCSRAQAAQQTQWRENLSQMHQSHMEREERWRQEDQQATQTLLGLMREQTDTLRRLVDVLQERRQEDRAPLQSICNRPPPPPSPIPPSPKVQRRRGGRVRANSHSTPADCSSSRRLSFPKI from the exons atgcagagctctccagcagagatggccgtgcaatctcagaatagaaagagggccccatcatggactgatcgggaagtcttggatctgatcgctgtgtggggcgatgagtccgtgctttccgagctgcgttCCAAAagatggaatgcaaagatctacgagaagatctctaaagccatggcagagagaggatacagccgggatgcaacgcagtgccgcgtgaaaatcaaggagctgagacaaggctaccagaagaccaaagaggcaaatggacgctccagatcccatccccagacatcccgtttctacaaggcactgcattccatcctaggtgcggccgccaccactaccccaccactgaccgtggactctgaggatgggatattgtccacggccggttcctcagacatgttagcggacggggaagatgaggaaggagatgaggaggacgaggcagtcgacagcgcttacaacgctgatttccccgacagccaggatctcttcatcacccttacagagatcccctaccaaccatccccagccgttaacccggacacagaatctggggaaggatcagcca ccacatctgcgactgtctcacaacctagcctggcatcacactcccagaggctagcgcagattaggcgtaggaagaagaggacacgggaggacatgttctcggaacttatgggctgctcccgagcccaggcagcacagcagacccagtggcgggagaacttgtcccaaatgcaccaatcacacatggaacgggaggagaggtggcggcaggaagaccagcaggcgactcaaacgctgcttggactaatgagggagcaaacggacacgctccggcgccttgtggatgttctgcaggaacggaggcaggaggacagagccccgctgcagtctatctgtaaccgccctcccccgccaccaagtcccatacccccctcacccaaagtccaaagaaggaggggcggcagagtccgtgcaaactctcactccacccctgcagactgctctagtagtagaaggctctcattccccaaaatttga